In Oligoflexus sp., a single window of DNA contains:
- a CDS encoding anthranilate synthase component I family protein, whose product MNIYPTLKEIRGLAQRGFPLIPVGIEIPADTLTPVNAFLRLRASGSTHTFLLESADGGEEVGRYSYLGIDPFASLISKAGQLTFHNFVTDQKETQDTSFAAVGAYLERYKTPKLQGFPPFVGGAIGYFGYDCVRYLERLPETEAGNAPNELNFMFFGTTLAFDRLRHRLYIVTLIPGDAADLETAVNEAEARLIQIKKRLLTAPGPDEILDLSLSDLSRIEPVAAETMLGQEQYIEAVGTIKEHIRRGDIFQCVLSDRFRFPVKADSFTIYRILRMINPSPYLYYLGFGDEILLGSSPEMLMRATGSTVETCPIAGTRPRGKDMDEDRKMERDLLASVKERAEHLMLVDLGRNDIGRVAKPGSVEVKSFMHVERYSHVMHIVSQVAGQLKSGTSTWEAFGACFPAGTLTGAPKIRAMEIISKLEKKARGPYGGAIVCKDFAGDLNSCITIRSLFLRDGYGYAQAGAGVVADSKPIKEYEEVLNKAKAVRTAVAAAERVQEGRG is encoded by the coding sequence GTGAATATCTACCCAACCCTCAAGGAAATCAGGGGTTTGGCGCAGCGTGGGTTTCCGCTGATACCGGTGGGTATCGAAATACCAGCGGACACACTCACGCCCGTCAATGCCTTCTTGCGTCTGCGCGCAAGCGGGTCCACCCACACCTTTCTGCTCGAAAGTGCCGATGGTGGCGAAGAAGTTGGTCGCTACTCCTATCTTGGCATTGATCCCTTTGCATCCCTGATCAGCAAAGCGGGACAGCTCACCTTTCACAATTTTGTAACGGATCAAAAGGAAACCCAGGACACGAGTTTCGCTGCGGTTGGCGCCTATTTGGAACGTTATAAGACACCGAAACTCCAGGGATTTCCGCCTTTTGTCGGCGGGGCCATCGGGTATTTTGGCTATGATTGTGTGCGGTATTTGGAACGTCTGCCCGAGACGGAAGCCGGCAATGCCCCCAACGAACTGAACTTTATGTTCTTTGGGACGACTCTGGCCTTTGATCGTCTGCGCCATCGTCTTTATATCGTGACCCTGATCCCCGGCGATGCCGCGGACCTGGAAACGGCGGTGAATGAGGCTGAAGCGCGCCTGATCCAAATCAAAAAGCGTTTGCTCACGGCCCCAGGACCCGATGAAATCCTCGATCTTTCTCTGTCTGATCTTTCCCGGATCGAGCCGGTCGCGGCCGAAACCATGCTGGGTCAGGAGCAGTATATCGAGGCCGTTGGCACCATCAAAGAGCACATCCGCCGTGGTGATATTTTTCAGTGCGTGCTGTCCGATCGTTTCCGTTTTCCGGTCAAGGCCGATTCGTTTACGATCTATCGCATCCTGCGCATGATCAATCCTTCGCCTTATCTTTATTACCTGGGATTCGGTGATGAAATTCTGCTCGGGTCCTCGCCCGAGATGCTGATGCGGGCCACAGGGTCCACGGTCGAAACCTGTCCGATCGCAGGCACAAGACCGCGCGGCAAGGATATGGATGAAGATCGCAAAATGGAGCGTGATCTTCTGGCCAGCGTCAAGGAACGCGCCGAGCATCTGATGCTGGTCGACCTTGGTCGCAATGATATCGGTCGCGTGGCGAAGCCCGGATCGGTGGAAGTGAAAAGTTTCATGCACGTCGAGCGTTATTCGCACGTCATGCATATCGTCAGCCAGGTGGCAGGTCAGTTGAAATCGGGAACATCGACCTGGGAAGCCTTCGGTGCCTGTTTCCCTGCAGGAACTCTGACGGGTGCTCCGAAAATCCGTGCCATGGAAATTATTTCCAAGCTGGAAAAGAAGGCCCGCGGACCTTACGGTGGCGCGATCGTCTGCAAGGATTTCGCGGGTGATCTGAATTCCTGTATCACCATTCGCAGTCTTTTCCTGCGCGATGGCTATGGCTATGCGCAGGCTGGTGCTGGAGTCGTCGCCGATTCCAAGCCGATCAAGGAATACGAAGAGGTGCTGAACAAGGCGAAGGCGGTTCGCACAGCGGTGGCGGCCGCAGAACGAGTGCAGGAGGGCCGCGGATGA
- a CDS encoding aminodeoxychorismate/anthranilate synthase component II: MILLIDNYDSFTYNIYQYLGCLGAKVKVVRNDAISVKDVARLKPEAIVLSPGPGTPDESGITLETITTYAGKIPILGVCLGHQSIGQAFGGKVIRAGKLMHGKTSVIEHTNKGVFKGLPNPLEVTRYHSLIVERKSLPDCLEVTATTDDGLIMGLRHKRFLVEGVQFHPESYVTQNGMDMLQNFLDLAAKRGTRL, translated from the coding sequence ATGATACTCCTGATTGATAACTACGATTCCTTCACCTACAACATTTATCAGTATCTCGGCTGCCTCGGTGCCAAGGTCAAGGTCGTGCGCAATGATGCGATCAGCGTCAAGGACGTGGCTCGTTTGAAGCCGGAAGCCATCGTGCTGTCGCCCGGTCCGGGAACGCCGGATGAGTCCGGCATCACGCTGGAAACCATCACGACCTATGCGGGAAAGATTCCCATTCTGGGGGTCTGCCTGGGTCATCAGTCCATAGGCCAGGCGTTTGGCGGCAAAGTGATTCGCGCCGGAAAGCTGATGCACGGAAAAACTTCGGTGATCGAGCATACGAACAAGGGTGTGTTCAAAGGCCTGCCGAATCCCTTGGAAGTCACCCGCTATCATTCCCTGATCGTCGAGCGCAAATCGCTGCCCGACTGTCTGGAGGTGACAGCGACGACGGATGATGGTCTGATCATGGGCCTTCGGCACAAACGCTTCTTAGTGGAAGGCGTGCAGTTCCATCCGGAATCCTATGTCACGCAGAATGGAATGGACATGCTGCAGAACTTTTTGGATCTGGCGGCCAAGCGAGGAACCAGGCTGTGA
- the trpD gene encoding anthranilate phosphoribosyltransferase, whose amino-acid sequence MKAYLQKLFKSQDLTCDEAEAATGLIMQGKVSVEETAGFLGALAGKGETVDEIVGCAKSLRAHALPLQPKRQDLIDVCGTGGDGAETFNVSTCNALVLAAAGLGVCKHGNRAVSSRCGSADVLEALGVVIDLPTERAAAAIDSCGFAFLFAPHYHPAMKYVGPVRRALGVRTVFNLLGPLANPAPVKQQVLGVFDPDLVPMMAEALQKLGSESALVVCGDGGLDELSLSGPSRVSRIKSGRMEHFTLSPEDFGLPRAPLETLKGGDKEANARIVEAILRGERSPRRDIVVMNAGAALVISGHAQSWREGAEKIAAVIDSGRAFETLEKIRAFV is encoded by the coding sequence GTGAAAGCTTATTTGCAAAAGCTCTTCAAATCCCAGGATCTGACCTGCGACGAAGCCGAGGCGGCCACGGGCCTTATCATGCAGGGCAAGGTCAGCGTCGAGGAAACCGCCGGGTTTTTGGGCGCCCTCGCCGGCAAAGGCGAAACCGTGGACGAGATCGTGGGCTGCGCAAAAAGCTTAAGGGCCCATGCCCTGCCTTTGCAACCCAAGCGTCAGGATCTGATCGACGTCTGCGGTACAGGCGGTGACGGAGCTGAAACCTTCAACGTCTCGACCTGCAATGCCCTTGTGCTCGCAGCCGCGGGCCTTGGGGTCTGTAAACACGGAAACCGCGCGGTATCGAGTCGCTGCGGAAGTGCGGATGTCCTGGAAGCTTTGGGCGTTGTGATCGACCTGCCGACCGAAAGGGCGGCTGCTGCGATTGATAGCTGCGGCTTTGCCTTTCTTTTTGCGCCTCACTATCATCCGGCCATGAAATATGTGGGTCCTGTGCGCCGCGCTTTGGGTGTGCGCACGGTCTTCAATCTGCTCGGACCTTTGGCGAATCCTGCTCCTGTGAAGCAGCAGGTGCTCGGCGTCTTTGATCCGGATCTGGTTCCCATGATGGCCGAGGCCCTGCAAAAACTGGGGTCGGAATCGGCTCTGGTGGTCTGCGGTGATGGCGGCCTGGATGAATTAAGCCTATCCGGTCCCAGCCGCGTCTCGCGCATCAAGTCCGGGCGGATGGAACACTTCACCTTGAGTCCCGAGGATTTTGGTCTGCCTCGCGCGCCTTTGGAAACTTTGAAGGGCGGTGACAAGGAAGCCAATGCCAGGATCGTCGAAGCGATTCTGCGCGGCGAACGCAGCCCACGTCGTGATATTGTTGTTATGAATGCCGGCGCGGCGCTGGTCATCAGTGGTCATGCTCAATCGTGGCGTGAAGGCGCGGAAAAGATCGCAGCCGTCATCGATAGCGGACGGGCCTTTGAAACCCTGGAAAAAATACGAGCGTTTGTATGA
- the trpC gene encoding indole-3-glycerol phosphate synthase TrpC encodes MSVLHKIGKTVEERVRRDRAQQSEEELLAQIEALGWQPKDFRALFDRRGFNVIAEVKLASPSRGDIAPQLKPLEVAKAYLDNGAAALSILTEPLFFKGDIAYLKAIRAAHPDAYLLQKDFVVDPYQLYQAKAAGADAILIIVALLGEEGSAEILRTARKLGLTALVEVHNEEEMAIATRIGADLVGVNNRNLKDLTISLDVSLQLRPLAPKNARLIGESGIETHEDMHRLHAAGFHGFLVGTSLMRTGKPGEALARLIQHAH; translated from the coding sequence ATGAGTGTTCTGCACAAGATCGGAAAAACAGTCGAAGAACGTGTGCGCCGGGATCGAGCGCAGCAAAGCGAAGAGGAACTTCTGGCTCAAATCGAGGCTTTGGGATGGCAGCCCAAGGATTTCCGTGCGCTTTTTGATCGCCGCGGTTTCAACGTCATCGCGGAAGTGAAGCTGGCGAGTCCTTCGCGTGGCGACATCGCGCCTCAGCTCAAACCCCTTGAGGTGGCCAAGGCCTATCTGGACAACGGCGCCGCCGCTCTTTCCATCCTCACGGAACCGCTTTTTTTCAAGGGCGACATTGCCTATTTGAAGGCCATACGCGCCGCGCATCCGGACGCCTATCTTCTGCAAAAGGATTTTGTGGTCGATCCCTATCAGCTCTATCAGGCCAAGGCCGCGGGAGCGGACGCTATACTTATCATCGTCGCGCTTTTGGGCGAGGAAGGCTCGGCCGAAATTCTGCGCACCGCAAGGAAACTCGGTCTGACTGCTTTGGTCGAAGTGCATAACGAGGAAGAAATGGCGATTGCGACCAGGATCGGTGCCGACCTAGTCGGCGTCAATAATCGCAATCTCAAGGACCTCACCATTTCCCTGGATGTTTCGCTGCAGCTGCGGCCCCTTGCTCCCAAAAATGCCCGCCTGATTGGTGAAAGCGGCATCGAAACCCATGAGGACATGCATCGACTGCATGCCGCGGGTTTTCATGGTTTCCTCGTGGGCACGAGCCTCATGCGCACGGGAAAACCAGGGGAAGCTCTGGCGAGGCTCATTCAGCATGCGCATTAA
- a CDS encoding phosphoribosylanthranilate isomerase has translation MRIKICGITRTEDARLALQLGAWALGFIFYEKSPRYIPAAAVRKILDALAAEGFVPERKVGVFVNASASQIQDTVKLSGIDTVQLHGDETPEFCQQLSGLTLWKAFRLRSADQLLALPSFEAFTDAFLFDAAVPGQYGGTGHTTDWNLVAGIQSSRPLILSGGLHPDNLQAAMTAVPAFAFDLSSGVEEKPGIKDAHKLRKLFIARSPSDDSNS, from the coding sequence ATGCGCATTAAGATCTGCGGCATCACACGAACCGAAGACGCCCGCCTGGCCCTGCAGCTGGGGGCCTGGGCCTTGGGCTTTATCTTTTACGAAAAAAGTCCGCGCTATATTCCTGCAGCGGCGGTCAGGAAAATCCTGGATGCGCTCGCAGCCGAGGGCTTTGTTCCCGAGCGCAAGGTCGGTGTTTTTGTGAACGCCTCCGCATCGCAGATTCAGGATACGGTCAAGCTTTCCGGCATTGATACGGTGCAGCTGCATGGTGATGAAACTCCCGAGTTTTGTCAGCAGCTGTCCGGCCTCACGCTTTGGAAAGCCTTCCGTCTGCGCTCCGCCGACCAGCTGCTCGCGCTGCCGTCCTTCGAAGCTTTCACGGATGCCTTTCTCTTCGATGCGGCGGTTCCTGGACAGTACGGCGGCACAGGTCACACCACGGACTGGAATCTTGTGGCCGGCATTCAAAGCTCCCGTCCGCTGATTCTATCGGGCGGTCTTCATCCTGATAATCTTCAGGCCGCCATGACCGCGGTTCCGGCCTTTGCTTTTGATCTTTCCTCGGGTGTGGAAGAGAAGCCCGGCATCAAAGACGCTCATAAACTTCGCAAACTTTTTATAGCAAGGAGTCCTTCCGATGACTCAAACTCCTGA
- the trpB gene encoding tryptophan synthase subunit beta, which yields MTQTPDERGYYGRYGGRYVPETLYRPVMELEAAYNRYSKDPDFQKELKYLLHTYVGRPTPLTFAKRLTEHLGGAQIYLKREDLTHTGAHKINNALGQVLLAKRMGKTRIIAETGAGQHGVATATAAALLGLECQVYMGSVDMARQSLNVRRMRLLGASVVPVESGAKTLKDAVNEAMRDWVTNVRTTFYSLGSALGPHPYPQMVRDFHKVIGEEARAQIQEAAGRLPDELVACVGGGSNAIGLFHPFLNDLSVKMTGVEAGGHGIVLGQHAARFAGGALGVLHGALTWLLQNDDGQVQDTHSISAGLDYPAVGPEHALLHETGRAQYTFATDQEALEAFRLLSRMEGIIPALESSHAIAYVLKKAPTLAKDKILLVNLSGRGDKDLEGGVG from the coding sequence ATGACTCAAACTCCTGATGAACGTGGTTATTACGGCCGTTATGGTGGACGCTATGTGCCCGAGACGCTCTATCGTCCCGTCATGGAACTGGAGGCAGCGTATAACCGCTACTCCAAGGATCCCGACTTTCAAAAGGAACTGAAGTACCTTCTTCATACCTACGTCGGCCGACCCACACCTTTGACCTTTGCCAAACGCTTGACCGAGCATCTCGGTGGCGCGCAGATTTATCTGAAACGCGAGGACCTCACGCATACCGGAGCGCATAAGATCAATAATGCTCTGGGTCAGGTCCTTCTCGCCAAACGCATGGGCAAGACCCGCATCATCGCCGAAACGGGAGCTGGCCAGCACGGAGTGGCGACGGCAACGGCCGCGGCGCTTTTGGGACTCGAATGCCAGGTGTATATGGGCAGCGTGGACATGGCCCGTCAATCTCTGAACGTTCGCCGCATGCGTTTGCTCGGCGCTTCGGTCGTGCCGGTGGAAAGCGGAGCCAAGACTCTGAAGGATGCCGTGAACGAAGCGATGCGCGATTGGGTGACCAATGTGCGAACCACGTTTTACAGTCTCGGTTCGGCCCTTGGCCCCCATCCTTATCCGCAGATGGTGCGGGATTTTCATAAGGTCATCGGTGAAGAGGCGCGCGCTCAGATTCAGGAAGCGGCCGGTCGACTGCCGGATGAACTGGTCGCCTGCGTCGGCGGCGGCAGCAATGCCATCGGTCTTTTCCATCCCTTTTTGAATGATCTTTCCGTGAAGATGACCGGCGTTGAAGCCGGTGGTCACGGGATTGTTTTGGGCCAGCACGCTGCGCGTTTCGCGGGCGGGGCTCTTGGTGTTTTGCACGGCGCCCTCACATGGCTTTTGCAGAATGATGATGGCCAGGTTCAGGATACGCACAGTATCTCGGCGGGTCTTGATTATCCGGCTGTAGGACCGGAGCATGCGCTTTTGCATGAAACCGGACGCGCGCAGTATACCTTCGCCACCGACCAGGAAGCCCTGGAGGCCTTCCGCCTTCTTTCGCGCATGGAAGGCATCATCCCGGCGTTGGAAAGTTCGCATGCGATTGCCTATGTCCTGAAAAAGGCTCCGACCCTGGCCAAGGATAAAATACTTTTGGTGAATCTCTCGGGTCGTGGTGACAAGGATTTGGAAGGAGGCGTGGGATGA
- the trpA gene encoding tryptophan synthase subunit alpha: MSRLQKVIRSRQAEGKKAFVAYITAGDPSLKETMNLAQALAESGVDIIELGVPFSDPLADGPTNQRAAERALLSGTSLQKILDEVVEFRKKNDHTPIVIFSYLNPIYRMGFENFAQRAQAVGADGVLIVDFPPEEADAYRRTMQAAGLDTVFLASPTSDEKRLQHVDHNSSGFVYYVSRTGVTGMQSELSQSLGQEMTLVKRFVKKPVMVGFGISNPEQAVAAAKLGDGIIIGSAIVKVIEEGADANARLQGVRQFASGIRAALDRAFTS, encoded by the coding sequence ATGAGTCGCTTGCAGAAGGTTATCCGCAGTCGTCAGGCAGAAGGCAAAAAAGCCTTCGTCGCTTATATCACAGCAGGTGATCCCAGTCTTAAGGAAACGATGAATCTGGCCCAGGCTCTGGCTGAATCCGGTGTCGATATCATCGAGCTCGGCGTGCCGTTTTCAGATCCCCTGGCCGATGGTCCCACCAATCAAAGAGCCGCCGAACGCGCTCTGTTATCCGGGACGAGCCTGCAAAAAATCCTGGACGAGGTCGTGGAATTCCGGAAGAAGAACGATCACACACCGATCGTGATTTTCTCTTACTTGAACCCGATCTATCGCATGGGCTTTGAAAACTTTGCCCAGCGCGCCCAGGCCGTGGGTGCGGATGGTGTCCTCATCGTCGATTTTCCGCCCGAGGAGGCGGACGCCTACCGCCGCACGATGCAGGCCGCGGGCCTTGACACTGTGTTCCTGGCGTCACCGACCAGCGATGAAAAACGCCTGCAGCATGTCGATCATAATTCATCCGGTTTTGTGTACTACGTCTCGCGCACAGGCGTCACCGGCATGCAGTCGGAACTTTCGCAAAGCCTTGGTCAGGAAATGACCCTCGTCAAACGCTTTGTGAAAAAACCTGTGATGGTCGGCTTCGGTATTTCCAATCCCGAACAGGCCGTTGCAGCCGCAAAGCTTGGTGATGGCATCATCATCGGCAGCGCCATTGTCAAAGTGATTGAAGAAGGCGCCGATGCCAACGCCCGTTTGCAGGGCGTTCGTCAGTTCGCGAGCGGCATTCGCGCAGCTCTGGATCGGGCCTTTACATCCTGA
- a CDS encoding Hint domain-containing protein, translating to MGIHKKTTEEGSAAMTALVALLALGLTSFYVVQNQQKVNDSVMQARVKSTNDAASLSNMNAVAQFKALLNNGKVDNEYLPALFPQNYWLADWRQITKNPKIPTDDVALSGNEWIKMSLVDTGDISGKTLEGVFKGSKAQTSLKPQDGYIRILKANFNRSLNFDYVESVDVEVKTTKVDKGQTSSIASKARIPVPVPQPSDPILEVSPAGANLWTTDFSNITIGDYDLRVTASGVVYKAVIYVNSDPVELSVFNKDTGEPTNHAATNVLAKNVVIGTTRYQFVGFNSDPTTCSMTPANGQFTVRAVLYNAKGEVSESPNHEVTKTFSVVNYWDKGKELTDDEFKAACNDECPWFEGDTYQPAAIADLQDRKYMDYSRNHEMWMRTDQVKIRSVKFCENVRNPAESFLAQNGRTAQSFEELSSQGWESLEYVYYTVPSCKRKFLFVRGACGCFADETMITLGDGKTQKRITELTERDQVWNPITRRAQAIARMTRGPENVPMFDIQIEGRTVRVTGTHPFPTSQGPRAAFELQEGDRVRTVEGTMGVIQKIATVPAGDKAPVVWNLELAAGEDLRDHYVLANGVVTGDLYIQTRLQKNAAGTDRWVYEK from the coding sequence ATGGGAATCCATAAGAAAACCACAGAAGAGGGTTCCGCGGCCATGACCGCGCTGGTGGCGCTGCTCGCACTGGGGCTGACCAGCTTCTATGTCGTGCAGAATCAGCAGAAGGTGAACGACTCCGTGATGCAGGCCAGGGTGAAGTCCACCAACGACGCCGCATCGCTGTCGAATATGAATGCCGTGGCCCAGTTCAAGGCTCTTTTGAATAACGGCAAGGTCGATAACGAATATCTTCCGGCCCTTTTCCCACAAAACTATTGGCTCGCTGACTGGCGGCAGATCACCAAGAATCCAAAGATTCCCACCGATGACGTGGCACTGAGCGGCAACGAGTGGATCAAGATGAGTCTTGTGGATACCGGGGATATTTCCGGCAAGACTTTGGAAGGCGTTTTCAAAGGCAGCAAGGCTCAAACGAGCCTGAAGCCGCAGGATGGCTATATTCGGATTCTGAAAGCTAACTTCAATCGCTCCCTGAACTTCGATTACGTGGAGTCGGTGGACGTTGAGGTGAAAACGACCAAGGTCGATAAAGGCCAGACGAGTTCAATCGCCAGCAAAGCGCGTATTCCCGTTCCGGTTCCCCAGCCTTCGGATCCCATTCTGGAGGTCAGCCCGGCTGGAGCCAATCTTTGGACCACCGACTTCAGCAACATCACCATCGGCGACTATGATCTGCGCGTCACCGCCTCGGGCGTGGTGTATAAAGCTGTAATTTACGTGAACAGCGATCCGGTCGAGCTGAGCGTCTTCAATAAGGACACCGGCGAACCGACCAATCATGCCGCGACCAACGTTCTGGCTAAAAACGTAGTGATCGGAACGACCCGCTATCAGTTCGTCGGCTTCAATTCCGATCCGACAACCTGTTCGATGACACCGGCCAACGGTCAATTCACAGTGCGGGCCGTGCTTTATAACGCCAAAGGCGAGGTTTCCGAATCGCCCAATCATGAAGTCACGAAAACCTTCAGCGTTGTGAATTACTGGGACAAGGGCAAGGAGCTGACCGACGATGAATTCAAGGCAGCCTGCAATGATGAGTGCCCTTGGTTCGAAGGCGACACCTACCAGCCCGCTGCGATCGCCGATCTTCAGGATCGCAAGTACATGGACTATTCCCGTAACCACGAAATGTGGATGCGGACCGATCAGGTCAAGATCAGGAGCGTGAAGTTCTGTGAAAACGTCAGAAACCCGGCTGAAAGCTTTCTGGCTCAGAATGGGCGGACGGCTCAAAGTTTTGAAGAGCTGAGCAGTCAGGGCTGGGAATCGCTTGAATATGTTTATTACACAGTGCCTTCATGCAAAAGAAAATTCCTCTTCGTGCGCGGGGCCTGCGGCTGCTTCGCTGACGAGACCATGATCACGCTGGGTGATGGCAAAACACAGAAACGCATCACCGAACTGACAGAACGCGATCAGGTCTGGAATCCGATCACCCGTCGGGCCCAGGCGATCGCACGCATGACACGCGGACCGGAAAACGTTCCCATGTTCGATATTCAAATCGAAGGCAGGACCGTGCGCGTGACGGGAACGCACCCCTTTCCCACCAGCCAGGGTCCGCGGGCCGCATTTGAACTGCAGGAAGGCGACCGCGTTCGCACCGTCGAGGGGACCATGGGTGTGATTCAGAAGATTGCCACGGTTCCCGCAGGGGATAAGGCCCCCGTGGTGTGGAACCTGGAACTGGCGGCCGGCGAGGATCTGCGTGATCACTATGTGCTGGCGAACGGCGTGGTAACCGGCGATCTTTACATTCAAACCCGCCTGCAGAAAAATGCGGCAGGCACCGATCGGTGGGTTTACGAAAAATAG
- a CDS encoding trypsin-like peptidase domain-containing protein, giving the protein MLSRKFSLTFLSAAFISSSLLAAPYQLPTPDRDKYSDNVRALQQISAGVSELSQATGKGVVLISISKIVKGHPYYEMDPFDFFFGPRFRGQQPNNVPEQKQKQQAGVGSGFIIDLDKGYIITNNHVIEGADEISLKLANGATYTGKVLGGDKNTDVALVQITDSKFKRDGLAQLSVGNSDSVKVGEFVIALGAPFGLEFSQSFGAVSATSRGNLNITSLGNFIQTDAAINPGNSGGPLINMEGLVIGMNTAIFSRSGASAGIGFAVPSNLVRSVAEQLVSKGRVARGYLGVQLSPQELDDELLSGLNLPKGTRGALVAKVERGTPAAKAGLESGDVIIEVAGRPVTSGQELSNIVGLSPPQAKVPVTYFRGGKQQSTTVVLGDFDQDNLIAQRGRMENPAPGNSGGSASNAEFQAGLKIEPLNKQKHADYIEQFGIDSNAGLLVLDVDPNSKARASGIRPGDVLLKANQTPLKSVKDLVDVFKSSNKVLLQLERSGNILFASIRK; this is encoded by the coding sequence ATGTTATCCAGGAAGTTCAGCCTGACTTTTCTCAGTGCCGCCTTCATCAGCTCATCACTGTTGGCTGCTCCTTATCAGCTCCCCACGCCGGATCGCGACAAATATTCCGATAATGTGCGCGCCCTGCAGCAGATTTCGGCTGGGGTTTCTGAATTGTCCCAGGCCACTGGCAAAGGTGTGGTTCTGATTTCGATCTCCAAGATAGTCAAAGGCCATCCTTATTATGAAATGGATCCTTTCGACTTCTTCTTCGGACCACGCTTCCGGGGACAACAGCCCAACAACGTGCCTGAGCAGAAGCAAAAGCAGCAGGCAGGCGTCGGTTCCGGCTTCATCATCGATCTGGACAAAGGCTATATCATCACGAATAACCACGTGATCGAAGGCGCTGATGAAATCTCGCTGAAGCTGGCCAACGGAGCCACCTATACCGGGAAAGTCCTCGGCGGGGATAAAAACACCGACGTGGCCCTGGTTCAGATCACCGATTCCAAATTCAAACGGGATGGCCTCGCCCAACTCTCCGTCGGCAACTCGGACTCTGTGAAAGTCGGGGAGTTCGTGATCGCGCTCGGCGCTCCCTTCGGTCTTGAATTCAGTCAGTCCTTTGGTGCCGTCTCGGCAACCAGTCGCGGGAATCTCAATATCACGAGCCTCGGCAACTTCATCCAGACCGATGCCGCCATCAACCCAGGTAACAGCGGTGGCCCCCTGATCAACATGGAAGGCCTTGTGATCGGAATGAACACGGCGATCTTCTCGCGCTCGGGAGCGTCCGCTGGTATTGGCTTTGCTGTCCCATCGAACCTTGTGCGCAGCGTGGCCGAGCAGCTCGTCAGCAAAGGTCGCGTGGCTCGCGGTTACCTCGGCGTGCAGCTCTCGCCGCAGGAACTCGATGACGAACTTCTGAGCGGACTCAATCTGCCGAAGGGAACCCGCGGGGCTTTGGTCGCCAAGGTCGAACGCGGAACACCTGCAGCGAAGGCCGGTCTGGAATCCGGCGATGTGATCATCGAAGTGGCTGGACGTCCGGTCACGTCCGGCCAGGAACTTTCGAATATCGTCGGTCTATCCCCGCCTCAGGCCAAAGTTCCTGTCACCTATTTCCGTGGCGGCAAGCAGCAGTCGACCACCGTGGTCCTCGGTGACTTCGATCAGGATAATCTTATCGCCCAGCGAGGCCGCATGGAAAACCCCGCACCGGGCAATAGCGGGGGCAGTGCCAGCAATGCTGAATTTCAGGCAGGCCTGAAAATTGAGCCGCTGAACAAGCAAAAGCATGCCGATTACATCGAGCAGTTTGGAATCGATAGCAACGCGGGTCTCCTCGTTCTGGATGTCGATCCGAATTCCAAGGCACGCGCCTCGGGCATTCGCCCTGGTGATGTCCTTCTGAAAGCCAACCAGACTCCGCTGAAATCCGTCAAGGATCTCGTGGATGTCTTCAAGTCCAGTAATAAGGTTCTTCTGCAGTTGGAACGCAGCGGTAATATCCTCTTCGCGTCCATCCGCAAGTAA